In Brachypodium distachyon strain Bd21 chromosome 2, Brachypodium_distachyon_v3.0, whole genome shotgun sequence, one genomic interval encodes:
- the LOC100830723 gene encoding receptor like protein 7 — translation MACATHLPAIFVLIQLYLLAASASRAPGNATASSLCHPDQAAALLQLKESFIFDYSTTTLSSWQPGTDCCHWEGVGCDDGISGGGHVTVLDLGGCGLYSYGCHAALFNLASLCYLDLSMNDFGRSRIPAVGFGRLTNLTHLNLSQSSFYGQVPSTIGNLTSLISLDLSSLNDIDPFETNNMNDILYGGNDLELREPSFETLFANLTNLRELYLDGVDISSSREEWCSGLGKSVPRLQVLSMGGCNLWGPIHSSLSSLRSLTVINLNSNSNISGVIPEFLSEFHNLSVLQLKYNHFSGSFPLKIFLLKNIRVIDVSHNDQLSGHLPEFKNGTSLETLNLYYTNFSSIKLGSFRNLMKLRRLGIDVDGRSISTMEPTDLLFNKLNSLQSLLLSFVKFSGEFGPFFSWISNLQNLTSLQLTDYYSSKIMPPLIGNLTNLTSLEITRCGFSGEIPPSIGNLSKLISLRISSCHFSGRIPSSIGNLKKLRSLDITSNRLLGGPITRDIGQLSKLMVLKLGGCGFSGTIPSTIVNLTQLIYVGLGHNDLTGEIPTSLFTSPIMLLLDLSSNQLSGPIQEFDTLNSHMSAVYLHENQITGQIPSSFFQLTSLVAMDLSSNNLTGLIQLSSPWKLRKLGYLALSNNRLSILDEEDSKPTEPLLPNLFRLELASCNMTRIPRFLMQVNHIRTLDLSRNKIQGAIPQWIWETWDDSIIILDLSNNIFTNMPLSSNMLPSRLEYLDISFNELEGQIPTPNLLTAFSSFFQVLDYSNNKFSSFMSNFTAYLSQTAYLTLSRNNISGHIPNSICDSRKLVVLDLSFNKFSGIIPSCLIEDSHLHVLNLRENHFEGTLPYNVAEHCNLQTIDLHGNKIQGQLPRSFSNCANLEILDIGNNQIVDTFPSWLGRLSHLCVLVLGSNLFYGPLAYPSRDSKFGDYFSRLQIIDISSNNFSGNLDPRWFERLTFMMANSNDTGNILGHPNFDRTPYYYDIIAITYKGQDVTFEKVRTALTVIDFSNNSFHGDIPESTGRLVSLHVLNMSHNAFTGRIPTKMGEMRQLESLDLSWNELSGEIPQELTNLTFLSTLKFCENKLYGRIPQSGQFATFENTSYERNTGLCGPPLSKPCGDSSNPNEAQVSISEDHADIVLFLFIGVGFGVGFTAGILMKWGKIGKWFRIVRT, via the exons ATGGCTTGTGCTACTCACCTGCCTGCCATCTTCGTACTGATACAACTCTATTTGTTAGCCGCATCTGCTTCTCGTGCCCCTGGTAATGCCACAGCTTCATCTTTGTGCCATCCAGACCAGGCTGCAGCACTTCTCCAACTAAAGGAGTCCTTCATCTTCGACTACTCGACCACCACGCTGTCGTCGTGGCAACCTGGTACCGACTGCTGCCACTGGGAGGGCGTCGGCTGTGATGACGGCATATCTGGCGGTGGCCATGTCACTGTTCTCGACCTCGGTGGCTGTGGCCTCTACAGCTACGGCTGCCATGCCGCGCTCTTCAACCTCGCCTCCTTATGCTACCTCGACCTAAGCATGAATGATTTTGGCAGATCTCGCATTCCGGCAGTTGGCTTTGGGAGGCTGACAAACCTCACTCATCTCAACCTCTCTCAATCCAGCTTCTATGGTCAGGTACCTAGCACCATCGGCAATCTAACGAGCCTCATATCGTTGGATCTTTCTTCACTGAATGACATTGATCCCTTTGAAACCAATAATATGAATGATATCTTGTATGGCGGCAACGATCTGGAGCTACGAGAGCCCAGCTTTGAAACCTTATTTGCAAACCTTACCAATCTGAGGGAACTCTACCTTGATGGAGTGGACATATCTAGTAGCAGAGAAGAGTGGTGCAGTGGTCTAGGTAAATCTGTCCCACGTCTTCAGGTTCTTAGCATGGGCGGCTGCAACCTCTGGGGTCCAATCCACTCCTCCCTGTCAAGTCTCCGATCCCTTACTGTGATCAATCTTAACAGTAATTCCAATATTTCTGGTGTGATTCCGGAATTTTTATCAGAGTTTCATAACCTTAGTGTTCTTCAACTCAAGTATAACCATTTCAGTGGTTCGTTTCCACTGAAAatcttcctcctcaagaaTATAAGAGTGATTGATGTGTCACACAATGACCAACTCTCAGGACATTTACCAGAATTTAAAAATGGGACTTCTTTGGAGACTTTGAATCTGTATTATACTAATTTCTCAAGTATCAAGCTGGGCTCTTTTCGCAACCTCATGAAACTCAGGAGGCTAGGTATTGATGTTGATGGAAGGTCAATTTCCACCATGGAGCCTACTGATTTATTGTTCAACAAGCTCAACTCCTTGCAAAGCTTGCTGCTTTCTTTTGTGAAATTTTCAGGGGAGTTTGGACCATTTTTCTCATGGATTAGTAACCTTCAGAACTTGACAAGCTTGCAACTCACTGATTACTATTCCTCCAAGATAATGCCCCCCTTGATTGGAAACCTCACCAACTTGACAAGTTTGGAAATCACTAGGTGTGGCTTCTCTGGAGAAATACCACCATCAATAGGCAACCTCAGCAAATTGATTTCCTTGAGAATCTCCAGCTGTCACTTCTCTGGGAGAATACCATCTTCAATTGGTAATCTCAAGAAACTGAGAAGCCTGGATATCACTTCTAATCGCTTATTAGGTGGTCCTATAACAAGAGATATTGGACAGCTCAGCAAATTGATGGTGTTAAAATTAGGGGGCTGCGGATTTTCTGGCACAATACCAAGTACAATTGTCAACTTGACTCAACTGATTTATGTGGGTCTTGGACATAATGACCTTACAG GAGAGATCCCCACATCTTTATTCACTTCTCCAATAATGTTACTGTTGGACCTTTCATCAAACCAACTTTCTGGACCGATACAAGAGTTCGATACACTAAATTCACACATGTCAGCTGTTTATTTGCATGAAAATCAGATTACTGGACAGATTCCTTCATCATTCTTTCAACTTACAAGTTTGGTGGCCATGGATCTTAGCTCAAACAATTTAACAGGATTAATACAATTGAGTTCACCTTGGAAGTTAAGAAAGCTTGGTTACTTGGCTCTCTCAAACAACAGGTTGTCCATCTTGGACGAAGAAGACAGTAAACCCACAGAGCCCTTACTCCCTAATCTCTTCAGATTAGAACTTGCCTCTTGCAACATGACAAGAATTCCTAGATTCTTGATGCAAGTTAATCATATCCGAACATTGGACCTTTCGAGAAACAAAATACAAGGGGCGATACCCCAATGGATATGGGAGACATGGGATGATAGCATTATAATTTTGGATCTTTCGAACAACATATTCACAAACATGCCACTCAGTTCAAATATGCTCCCTAGTCGTTTGGAATATCTTGATATCAGTTTCAATGAACTTGAAGGCCAGATCCCGACGCCGAACCTGTTGACAGCATTTAGCAGTTTCTTTCAAGTCTTGGATTATTCTAACAACAAATTCTCTTCTTTTATGTCAAACTTCACTGCTTATCTTAGTCAAACTGCTTATCTCACATTGTCCAGAAATAACATAAGCGGGCACATACCAAATTCAATTTGCGATTCACGCAAGCTTGTAGTCCTTGACCTGTCATTTAACAAGTTCAGTGGGATAATACCATCATGTCTGATAGAAGATAGCCACTTGCATGTATTAAATTTGAGGGAGAATCACTTTGAGGGAACATTGCCTTATAATGTTGCTGAGCACTGTAATCTTCAGACAATAGATTTGCATGGCAACAAGATTCAAGGGCAGCTGCCTAGATCTTTCTCCAACTGTGCTAACTTGGAGATTCTTGACATTGGAAACAATCAGATTGTGGATACTTTCCCATCTTGGCTGGGTAGGCTTTCCCATCTCTGTGTACTCGTTTTGGGATCCAACCTGTTCTATGGCCCACTTGCTTATCCGTCCAGAGATAGCAAATTTGGGGATTACTTCTCAAGGTTACAAATTATTGATATATCCTCAAACAACTTCTCTGGCAATTTGGACCCACGATGGTTTGAGAGGTTGACATTTATGATGGCAAACTCCAATGACACAGGAAATATCTTAGGTCATCCTAACTTCGATAGAACTCCATACTACTATGATATTATTGCAATCACATATAAAGGCCAAGACGTGACATTTGAAAAAGTCCGGACTGCCTTGACCGTTATTGACTTCTCAAATAATTCATTTCATGGTGACATTCCTGAATCAACTGGAAGGCTAGTTTCACTACATGTACTGAACATGTCACATAATGCATTTACAGGGAGGATTCCAACAAAAATGGGTGAGATGCGTCAGTTGGAATCACTAGACCTGTCTTGGAACGAGCTTTCTGGGGAGATTCCACAAGAGCTAACAAATTTAACATTTCTTAGCACCCTGAAATTTTGTGAAAACAAGCTGTATGGAAGGATACCACAATCAGGTCAGTTTGCGACTTTTGAGAACACTTCATATGAAAGGAATACGGGGCTCTGTGGACCACCTTTGTCCAAACCATGTGGCGATTCAAGTAATCCAAATGAGGCACAAGTAAGCATATCCGAAGATCATGCTGATATTGTTCTGTTTCTCTTTATTGGGGTGGGCTTTGGCGTTGGATTCACAGCAGGTATTCTGATGAAATGGGGTAAAATTGGCAAATGGTTTCGGATTGTGCGAACTTGA